Part of the Phycisphaerae bacterium RAS1 genome, CGCCATTGAGGAGGTAGACCACGCGTGTCACGCGGTCCGGCGCCGCTTCCATCGCGGCCTCAATGTGCACCATCGGGAACGGCACGGTGCTCACCGGGCCCGGAAAGGCAATGGTCAGTTCGAAGTTTACGCCCAACTGGTTCTGCATGTCGCAGGTCAGCCCCAGGTTGGCGAGTAACAGCAGGAACCCGCCGGCGCACCGTAGTCGTGCACAGCACATTACAAAGCTCCCGTCGCGCGGTTCCATCCCCAGCCGGAAACCGCAGCTTGCAAGCATACACTTCGCCGCTGTAGAGAAAAACGGGATTTGCCGCCCATGTTGTCCGAGGCCGTTCGTGTCACGCACGACGGGTGCAAGATACGCTGGTCCGAGTCGCACACTTCGCACCAGCACAGCCGCTCCGCTCGGAATGGGCAGACAGGAACCCCTTATCCCCCCCCCCCCCCCCCCCCCTGCGGAAAGCCAATCGCCCCAACGCTCAAAGTCGGCGAAGCGCTCACCCCGTATTCGCCTGTCCGCCGTTCATCAGATCGAGGAACCCCTCCAGCTTCCGCGCCCGCACCGGATGTTGCAACTTGCGAATTGCCTTGGCCTCGACCTGCCGCACGCGCTCGCGCGTCACTTTGAAAATCTTGCCCACCTCCTCGAGCGTGTAGGTATAGCCGTCGCCGATGCCGTAGCGGAGCTTGATGATCTCGCGCTCGCGGTAGGTGAGCGTCTTGAGCACCGCCTCGATGCGGTCTTTGAGCATCTCGCTGGTCGCGGTGCTGACCGGGCTTTCGGCTTTCTCGTCTTCGATGAAATCGCCGAAGTAGCTGTCTTCGCTTTCGCCGACGGGGCGGTCGAGCGAAATCGGATGGCGACTGATCTTCATCACGCGCCGCGCCTCGGCCACGGGCATCTTGGCCTCGATCGCGATTTCCTCGATGGTCGGCTCGCGGCCGAGGTCCTGGAGCAGCTTCTTCGAGATATTCCGAAGCTTGCTCATGGTCTCGATCATGTGAACCGGAATGCGAATTGTGCGGGCGTGGTCGGCGATGGCGCGGGTGATGGCCTGGCGAATCCACCAGGTGGCATATGTGCTGAACTTGTAGCCGCGGCGATACTCATACTTGTCTACCGCGCGCATCAGGCCGGTGTTCCCTTCCTGGATGATGTCGAGGAAGGCCAGGCCGCGATTGCGGTATTTCTTGGCGATCGAGACGACCAGCCGCAGGTTGCCGCCGGCCAGTCGGCGCTTGGCCTCTTCATACTCGGCGAAGACCTTGCGGCCCTCGTCGACGCGCTTGCGGAGCAGGTCGTGCGGCTCCATCACCAGGTCGATCATGCCCTGCTGCTCTTCGCGCAGGGCCTCCAGCTCGTCAGCCGGCAGGCTCTGGCCGCGGCCGTCCAGCTCGCGGGCGATGCCGTCGAGCTTGTCCACGATCGCGCGCATCTTCCGCATCATCGGCGTGATGCGGCTCGTGCGGAGCGAGAGCTCTTCGAGCAACGTGACCGCCCGGCGGCGGCGCTGCGCGATGCGCTCCTGGGCGGACTTGCGCGAGACCCCCGAGGCGCGCGCGTCGCGCACGGCCTTCCAGTCGGCCTGGTTCAACTCGAGCAGCTTGCGGACGGTGGCCAGGTTCGCCGGCAGGCGCTTGACGATGGTCGCTTTCGCCATGCTCTCGGTCGTCGAGATTTTCATCGTGCGGTCGAAGGGCATGCGGCCGTCGAGCACCGCCTGCATCGTGTCGACCGCCTGCTGCGCGCAATAGTCGTTCTCAAGCACGCGGCGGCGGAAGGCCATGCGCGTCAGTTCGATCTTCTTGGCCAGCGCGATCTCTTCCTCGCGCGACAGCAGCGGGATTTCGCCCATCTGCGTCAGGTACATTCGCACCGGATCGTCGATGCGGCGGACATTGGCGTCGATCAGGTCCGCTTCGGTGACTTCTTCGAGCGTATCGGTGCCTTCCAGGCTCGGCACGCGCTTGCGATCGGTCTCGCGCAGCCGTTCAGCCTCGATCTCGTCGATCATCTTGATCCCGGCCAACTCGATGCGATTGAGAACGCTCTCGAGCTTCTCCGGGGAGATCGCCTCGTCGGGTAGAGTCTCGTTTAACTCTTCCCAAGTCAGGTACTTGCGCTTCTTTCCCGACTCGATCAGCTCGTTTACGCTTTGCTCAATCGGGTCGATGTCCGGGGCCACGCTCGGCATGACTCTCTCCGCCATATGTCTAAGCTCTTTCTTCACAGTATTTTATAGGCGATTGCCGGTGCGCCGGACCGCATTTGCGTGTGCTGCGACGGCAAGCGGCTATCTCTCCGGCATATGCCGATAAGTTAAATAATAGAACAGGTTTACCGATTATCAAACCATCCGTAGAAATCCCTTTCAATTACCCGTCCGTACACTGCGTTCGGCGCCAAGGAAGCAGCCGTCAGCTTCCTGCCGCCCGCGCCAGCGCTGCGCCAGCGCCAGTTGCTGCTGCAACTTCTCCGCCGCCGAATCGCTGGCAGGCGAATCCCGAAGTTCGTTCCGCAACTCCTCAACCGTGAGGAGGTCCAGCTCTGACGCCAGCCGGTCCACCGCGGTTCGGAAGATGTGGTCAGCGGCGCCGCCCGCGAACCGGGCACAAGCCGCGGTGGCAAGATCGCACAGGGCGCTGTCATCGCACTCCCCAAATACCGCCGCCCGATCATAGCCCCCCGCCTGCTCCTGCAGGTTGAGGCAAAGATGATAGAGCCGATTCCATGTCTCGCAACGCCCAAAAGCAACCGGAACGCTGTCATTCACCAAGCGTAGAAAATGGCTGTCGCTCACGAGAAATCCAAGCGTCTCTTCGGCGGCTGCCACCAGGCCGGCCGGCAGGCCGCGCACCGACCTAAGGTATTCGGTCGCGTCGTCCGTATTTTCCGTCGCCGTCGAGTTTCGCGGCGCTTGCTTCGAGCGAGCCAGCATCTCGTAAACGG contains:
- the sigA_4 gene encoding RNA polymerase sigma factor SigA, which gives rise to MPSVAPDIDPIEQSVNELIESGKKRKYLTWEELNETLPDEAISPEKLESVLNRIELAGIKMIDEIEAERLRETDRKRVPSLEGTDTLEEVTEADLIDANVRRIDDPVRMYLTQMGEIPLLSREEEIALAKKIELTRMAFRRRVLENDYCAQQAVDTMQAVLDGRMPFDRTMKISTTESMAKATIVKRLPANLATVRKLLELNQADWKAVRDARASGVSRKSAQERIAQRRRRAVTLLEELSLRTSRITPMMRKMRAIVDKLDGIARELDGRGQSLPADELEALREEQQGMIDLVMEPHDLLRKRVDEGRKVFAEYEEAKRRLAGGNLRLVVSIAKKYRNRGLAFLDIIQEGNTGLMRAVDKYEYRRGYKFSTYATWWIRQAITRAIADHARTIRIPVHMIETMSKLRNISKKLLQDLGREPTIEEIAIEAKMPVAEARRVMKISRHPISLDRPVGESEDSYFGDFIEDEKAESPVSTATSEMLKDRIEAVLKTLTYREREIIKLRYGIGDGYTYTLEEVGKIFKVTRERVRQVEAKAIRKLQHPVRARKLEGFLDLMNGGQANTG